One genomic window of Halovivax cerinus includes the following:
- the metX gene encoding homoserine O-acetyltransferase MetX encodes MTAGTIDLGSFTFGCGESIPSLEVAYETYGEFSGSNAVLVCHALTGSAHVARRPEREDDRSATDRSTAGQARAWWGDTVGPGKAVDTTEYFVVCANVPGSCYGTTGPASESPETGEPYGSDFPPVTVGDWTRAQRRLLDELGVGRLHAVVGGSVGGMNALEWVRRYPDDVDLVAPIAAAPRLDAQCLALDAVARRAITTDPDWNGGDYYGDERPAPDDGLALARQLGHIMYLSKASMSEKFGRRSAGREASEERFPPDPAADFFPYRDVESYLDYNATTFVGRFDANSYCYLTRAMDDFDLASGYDSVADALAAFDGEALVMSFEADWHFTVDQSAAIAAGFRETDTPVAHHVVDSSHGHDAFLVEPEHVNPPLRDFLADGVSGRAVTDTAAGSDDGEHAAPVHSSLFGE; translated from the coding sequence GTGACGGCGGGGACGATCGACCTGGGGTCGTTCACCTTCGGGTGTGGCGAGTCCATCCCGTCGCTCGAGGTGGCCTACGAGACGTACGGCGAGTTTTCCGGTTCCAACGCGGTGCTCGTCTGTCACGCCCTCACTGGCAGCGCGCACGTCGCCAGACGGCCGGAGCGCGAGGACGACCGGTCGGCGACCGATCGATCGACCGCCGGCCAGGCGCGCGCCTGGTGGGGCGACACCGTCGGACCGGGGAAGGCCGTCGATACCACGGAGTACTTCGTCGTCTGCGCGAACGTTCCCGGCTCGTGCTACGGAACGACCGGGCCCGCGAGCGAGAGTCCGGAGACGGGTGAGCCCTACGGGAGCGACTTTCCGCCGGTGACCGTCGGCGACTGGACGCGCGCCCAGCGTCGGCTGCTCGACGAACTCGGCGTCGGCCGGTTGCACGCGGTCGTCGGCGGATCCGTCGGCGGGATGAACGCCCTCGAGTGGGTCCGCCGGTACCCCGACGACGTCGATCTGGTCGCGCCCATCGCCGCCGCCCCGCGGCTCGACGCGCAGTGTCTCGCCCTCGACGCCGTGGCGCGGCGCGCCATCACGACCGATCCCGACTGGAACGGCGGCGACTACTACGGCGACGAACGTCCGGCTCCGGACGACGGGCTCGCGCTCGCCCGTCAGCTCGGCCACATCATGTACCTCTCGAAGGCGTCCATGTCGGAGAAGTTCGGCCGGCGATCGGCCGGGCGTGAGGCGAGCGAGGAGCGGTTCCCGCCCGACCCCGCGGCGGACTTCTTCCCCTACCGCGACGTCGAGTCGTACCTCGACTACAACGCCACGACGTTCGTCGGTCGGTTCGACGCGAACAGCTACTGTTACCTCACGCGGGCGATGGACGACTTCGACCTGGCGTCGGGGTACGACTCGGTCGCAGACGCACTCGCCGCGTTCGACGGCGAGGCGCTCGTCATGAGTTTCGAGGCCGACTGGCACTTCACCGTCGACCAATCCGCGGCCATCGCGGCAGGGTTTCGCGAGACGGACACGCCCGTCGCCCACCACGTCGTCGACTCGTCGCACGGCCACGACGCGTTTCTGGTCGAACCGGAACACGTCAACCCGCCGCTGCGCGACTTCCTCGCCGACGGCGTCTCCGGCCGCGCGGTGACAGACACCGCCGCCGGATCGGACGACGGCGAGCACGCGGCGCCAGTCCACAGCAGCCTCTTCGGCGAATAG